The Ruminococcus albus 7 = DSM 20455 genome has a window encoding:
- a CDS encoding recombinase family protein, whose protein sequence is MQRIFGYCRISRPTQNIERQERNIIKSYPTARIYKEAYTGTKTSGRKELEKLLKQVQSGDMIVFDSVSRMSRNAAEGVELYLQLYEQGVELVFLKEPHINTSTYKQALSRDVPMIGEDVDLILQGVNAYLKRLAVRQIELAFGQAQKEVDDLHQRTAEGIETARRNGKQIGQRKGATLNVKKAAAAKKIIRTSCKTFGGTLTDEQCAAAAGICRKTYYKYKAELRREFEAEGLQMTLDEVSGQAPQGTKDTNAL, encoded by the coding sequence ATGCAAAGAATATTTGGCTATTGCCGTATTTCCAGACCCACACAGAACATCGAGCGACAGGAGCGCAATATAATCAAGTCATACCCGACGGCTCGCATATACAAAGAGGCTTACACAGGAACTAAGACCTCAGGGCGCAAGGAACTTGAAAAGCTCCTGAAACAGGTGCAGAGCGGTGACATGATCGTATTTGACAGCGTGAGCCGTATGAGCCGTAATGCTGCCGAGGGCGTGGAGCTGTATCTTCAGCTTTATGAGCAAGGGGTGGAGCTTGTTTTTCTCAAAGAACCCCACATAAACACTTCTACCTATAAACAGGCGCTTTCCCGTGATGTGCCGATGATCGGAGAGGATGTAGACCTTATATTGCAAGGAGTGAACGCATATCTTAAAAGGCTGGCTGTGCGGCAGATCGAACTTGCATTCGGTCAGGCACAAAAGGAAGTTGACGACCTTCACCAAAGAACAGCCGAGGGCATCGAAACAGCACGGCGCAACGGCAAGCAGATCGGACAGCGTAAAGGGGCAACACTCAATGTCAAGAAGGCGGCTGCTGCAAAGAAGATCATACGCACGAGCTGCAAGACATTCGGTGGGACCCTGACCGATGAGCAATGCGCTGCTGCTGCAGGCATATGCCGCAAGACATACTACAAGTACAAGGCGGAGCTGCGCCGAGAGTTTGAAGCAGAGGGACTGCAAATGACCCTCGATGAAGTATCCGGACAAGCACCGCAAGGCACTAAAGACACGAACGCTCTTTAG